One part of the Dasypus novemcinctus isolate mDasNov1 chromosome 29, mDasNov1.1.hap2, whole genome shotgun sequence genome encodes these proteins:
- the LOC101424593 gene encoding olfactory receptor 6M1-like, which yields MSYDLYVAICNPLQYSMIMTSSFCVRLVILSWVSSFLLILPTTIYRARLPYCGPNKIGHFFCDSAPLLHLACADIHAIELLDFLSSLVLLISSLSLTVVSYAYIISTVLKIPSGQGQCKAFATCASHFTVVSMGYGVSIFVYVRPSQKSSLHLNKILFIFSSVIIPLLNPFIFSLRNETMKNALKDTLTKSQGFIKWMKSL from the coding sequence ATGTCTTATGACCTTTATGTGGCCATTTGCAACCCCCTTCAGTACTCTATGATTATGACCAGTTCATTCTGTGTCCGTCTTGTAATACTCTCCTGGGTAAGCAGCTTTCTCCTTATTCTCCCAACCACCATCTATAGGGCAAGGCTGCCATACTGTGGCCCCAATAAGATTGGTCACTTTTTCTGTGACAGTGCTCCCCTCCTCCACTTGGCTTGTGCTGACATACATGCCATTGAACTATTGGATTTCCTCAGTTCCCTTGTCCTGCTCATCAGCTCCCTGTCACTCACAGTAGTCTCCTATGCTTATATCATCTCCACCGTTCTGAAGATACCTTCAGGACAAGGGCAATGCAAAGCCTTTGCCACCTGTGCCTCTCACTTCACCGTAGTCTCCATGGGCTATGGGGTCTCTATCTTTGTGTATGTTCGCCCATCGCAAAAGAGCAGCCTCCACCTCAACAAGATACTCTTTATCTTCTCCAGTGTGATCATACCTCTCCTGAATCCCTTCATCTTCAGTCTACGGAATGAAACTATGAAAAATGCACTGAAGGACACCTTAACTAAGAGTCAGGGTTTCATCAAGTGGATGAAATCTTTGTGA